AGATCGGGTTTGCTCGCTGCCAGTCGCCCATGCAATTGACAAAGAGGCAATCAAACCGGGACGGATTTATGTTGCTCCCCCAGATCACCACCTGCTTGTCGAATCGGGGTATGTCCGAGTCACGAAGGGACCGAAAGAAAATCGCTTTCGTCCCTCGATTGACGTCTTATTCCGCTCCGCCGCCCGGAGCTATGGAAATCAAGCAATCGGGGTGGTTCTAACTGGAATGCTTGATGATGGGGCATCTGGGCTGTACGCAGTGAAGGAGCAAGGCGGGAAAGCGATTGTCCAAGACCCTTTTGATGCACTTCACGCCTCCATGCCTATAAAAGCGATGAAAGCGGTAGAGGTTGATTGGTGCGTCCCCGTCGCGGAAATGGGCGCTTTATTGGTTCAGATGACAAACGAAGCCGTCGAGAAGAAAGGAGGACATCTGGTGTCTGAGCAGATGGACATTGAAGTCAAAGTGGCGCGGGAAGACAATGCTTTTGAGAGTGGCATCATGAAGCTTGGGAAGCTCTCTCCCTACACTTGTCCAGAGTGCCACGGGATGCTTTTGCAACTGAAAGAAGGCAACATTATCCGGTTCCGTTGCCATACAGGACATGCCTATTCCCTAAATTCTCTGCTTGTAGAAGTAACGGAGTCTATTGAAGCCTCACTTTGGAAAACACTTCGCGGGATCGAGGAGAGCGAAATGTTAATGAGTCACATGGCTAAACATCTGGGCGAAACGGGCGAAACGAACGATAGTGAGATGGCGGAACGCTTTTTGCAGAAATCCGAACAAGCAAATATGCGAGCTAGCCTAGTTAGGCAGGCGGTGATGAGCCACGAAACTCTAAGTCAGGAGAGGATAATTAACCCGGATGGGTAGAAGTAGCAACCGACAAAAAGCTGACAAGTCGCTCAAGTTTGCCAAAAATCGACACGATTAAATCAGCACCCTATCTACTAATTTATTGAAGATATTGAATCAGGCAAATAACTTTTGAACTGCCGTCCTTCAGGCTGGCGATAGAGACATTCCAGTAAGGCGATCGCGATCGCCTTACTGAAAAATGCCCTAGGCACCTTTTGAACTATCGAGTCTACCTCCACGGCTACTGGTCAGACGTTCCCGGCTCAATAATCTTGTGTTCGCTGATGAGTTCAAACCACCGCCGAGCAATTATTTTGTTGTCCTCGATAGAAGACGTCGCTGCCCCTCCTAAGAGTGAGATTAGTAACTGAATGCCACACACCCATGCAAACCCTAACAGCTAGCTTCACTAAACGGTTATAAATTTTGAGATAGTTAGCGATCGCTAATCTTAGCGGTTGCCTGCTGGTGATACGCTTCCTCGACGTTCATCAGCCCCACCAACCAGGCACCCATGATTGCGATCGCGCTAGCAACCGGATGACCCATCAGCACTCCAACCCCAATTGGAACCAAAACCAATACAAGGGTCTGCAAACTGCTAGCAATATCGGGCTTACCCGGTTTGAGTTGAAACTGCTGCAACAGCCAGTTCAGCGATCGTTGAGACTGAGAAGACATCTGCCCATCCTATTAGCTGCTATTTGTTATTTGCCTAAAGGAAGCACTTTCAGGGTCGGATAGCGATAATGCTGCGTCCAATAATCCTTGTTCCACCGAATACTGCCAACTTCTGCATCGCTATTTACTGCCTGTTTTTGCGATCGCCACTATTAAGAGTATTAGACGAAGTTCATTGTGCCTCTATCTGTGTGTAGAACTAAAATGATTTGGCATTTGTATTGGAACTGTCATGCTGCTGCGCTCCTAGAAGCTCGGCTCTACAGTAGAGTATTGGAAACTGGGCGATCGCTCTTGGAGAAAGGTCAGCGATCACCCTACATGAATTCAATAGTTAAATCGATTAACTTATAGCCGCAACTAGCTTTTGGTGGGTGGGACGCTTGCAGTCTGACTTTTTCTTTAGTCCAACTGCTTACCAGTACAAAGGTAAAGGTGATAACTTAGTGAAGCGCGATCTGAGCTATAGCTATTTGTCAGAATAATAACAGTGAACATCTTGCCTACTTCCTCAGATAGCCTGTATTGATAAAGTTACAATGCCACAAGTAGAGAAGCTAAAGATTTTTCTCGCCTCGCCAAGTGATGTTGCTACAGAGCGTCGTCATGTAGGAAAAGTAATAGAGGAGATTAACCGAACAGTCGCGGCAGATAAGGGAATTGTGCTTGAAGTTGTTAGTTCAGAGAACGCTTTTCCCAGCTACGGCAAGGATGGTCAAGCCATACTCAATGAGCAAATTGGAAAGATGCAAGAGTATGAGCTGTTTATCGGCATTATGTGGAATCGGATCGGGACACCAACTCCACGTGCAAAATCTGGAACAGCAGAGGAGTTTGGAAGAGCAGTTACAGCTTTAAGGCGTAAAAGAAAACCA
This genomic stretch from Coleofasciculus sp. FACHB-1120 harbors:
- a CDS encoding chemotaxis protein CheB, giving the protein MIKPEIVVIGASAGGMEALKKLVAQLPCNFPCAIFIVWHIAPAYPSILPQILDRVCSLPVAHAIDKEAIKPGRIYVAPPDHHLLVESGYVRVTKGPKENRFRPSIDVLFRSAARSYGNQAIGVVLTGMLDDGASGLYAVKEQGGKAIVQDPFDALHASMPIKAMKAVEVDWCVPVAEMGALLVQMTNEAVEKKGGHLVSEQMDIEVKVAREDNAFESGIMKLGKLSPYTCPECHGMLLQLKEGNIIRFRCHTGHAYSLNSLLVEVTESIEASLWKTLRGIEESEMLMSHMAKHLGETGETNDSEMAERFLQKSEQANMRASLVRQAVMSHETLSQERIINPDG